One genomic region from Neisseria weaveri encodes:
- the purB gene encoding adenylosuccinate lyase gives MIDSIAALSPLDGRYAKSVEALRPIFSEYGLMKARVKVELNWLKALAAEPKITEVPAFSGFTVAEIDKVIAEFSLSDAAAVKAIEATTNHDVKAIEYWLKERFSGVPEVAAASEFIHFACTSEDINNLSHALMLQEAREAVLLPKLAEITAKLTEMAHDLAAVPMMSRTHGQPATPSTLGKEIANVVYRLQRQIKQLAAQEFLGKINGAVGNYNAHMVAYPDVDWEAHCQTFVEQALGLTFNPYTIQIEPHDYMAEFFQTLSRINTILIDFNRDVWGYISLGYFKQKVKAGEVGSSTMPHKVNPIDFENSEGNLGMANAVLGFLSEKLPVSRWQRDLTDSTVLRNMGVGAGYTVLGLVAHLRGLNKLEANPAALAADLDATWELLAEPIQTVMRRYGVANPYEKLKDLTRGKDGITPEVLKVFVESLDIPADAKQQLLALTPALYVGKAEELAKRI, from the coding sequence ATGATCGATTCTATTGCTGCACTTTCCCCGCTTGACGGCCGCTACGCCAAATCCGTAGAAGCCCTGCGCCCGATTTTCTCCGAATACGGCCTGATGAAAGCCCGTGTAAAAGTTGAGCTGAACTGGCTCAAAGCCTTGGCCGCCGAGCCGAAAATTACCGAAGTACCCGCATTCAGCGGCTTCACCGTGGCTGAAATCGACAAAGTCATTGCCGAATTTTCATTAAGCGATGCTGCCGCCGTGAAAGCCATCGAAGCCACCACAAACCACGACGTAAAAGCCATCGAATACTGGCTGAAAGAGCGTTTTTCAGGCGTGCCCGAAGTTGCCGCCGCCAGCGAATTCATCCACTTCGCCTGCACCAGCGAAGACATCAACAACCTTTCCCACGCCCTGATGCTGCAAGAAGCACGCGAAGCCGTGTTGCTGCCGAAGCTGGCCGAAATCACCGCCAAACTCACCGAAATGGCGCACGACTTGGCCGCCGTGCCGATGATGAGCCGCACCCACGGCCAACCCGCCACACCTTCCACTTTGGGCAAAGAAATCGCCAACGTCGTTTACCGCCTGCAACGCCAAATCAAACAGCTTGCCGCACAAGAATTCTTAGGCAAAATCAACGGCGCGGTCGGCAACTACAACGCCCATATGGTCGCCTACCCCGATGTGGATTGGGAAGCGCACTGCCAAACATTCGTCGAGCAAGCATTGGGTCTCACCTTCAACCCCTACACCATCCAAATCGAGCCGCACGACTATATGGCCGAGTTCTTCCAAACCCTCAGCCGCATCAACACCATCTTAATCGACTTCAACCGCGACGTATGGGGCTACATCTCCCTCGGCTACTTCAAACAAAAAGTCAAAGCAGGCGAAGTAGGCAGCTCCACCATGCCGCACAAAGTCAACCCCATCGACTTTGAAAACTCCGAAGGCAACTTGGGCATGGCCAACGCCGTGTTGGGCTTCCTTTCGGAAAAACTGCCCGTTTCCCGCTGGCAGCGCGACCTCACCGACAGCACCGTGCTGCGCAACATGGGCGTAGGTGCAGGCTACACCGTGCTGGGCTTGGTCGCCCACCTGCGCGGCCTGAACAAACTGGAAGCCAACCCCGCCGCCTTAGCCGCCGACTTGGACGCCACTTGGGAACTCTTGGCCGAACCGATTCAAACCGTGATGCGTCGCTACGGCGTGGCCAATCCGTATGAAAAACTGAAAGACCTCACCCGCGGCAAAGACGGCATCACACCCGAAGTGCTGAAAGTGTTTGTCGAATCGCTGGACATCCCCGCCGATGCCAAACAGCAGCTGCTGGCTTTAACACCCGCGCTGTATGTGGGCAAAGCCGAAGAACTGGCAAAACGCATTTAA
- the mltA gene encoding murein transglycosylase A, with the protein MSIKTVYRISVLAAAAAVLAACGTKKRTAPVAVPPAASVPSVTPGQPLPAGVPSPLGYSLSPGGGATYTVVAHRDLPQWPQQPFADSLRSFRLGCAKLQNRAEWSNVCRQAAQTVANHAAAQQFFEQYFTAWKVSGNGKEAGTITGYYEPVLHGDTKPTGKARFPVYGVPQDFVSVDLPAHLRNSKAVVRVQPSGQNKGVIQAAGAYAADLSQFPISERTKALKGRFENGRFVPYFTRNQINGGALNSRAPILGYADDPVELFFLHIQGSGRLKTPDGRYVRLGFADKNEYPYVSIGRYMANKGYLPLAQTTMQGIKAYMQQNPQKLAEVLGQNPSYVFFRELPGNDDGPIGALGTPLMGGYAGAVDRHYITLGAPLFVATTHPVTNRALNRLIMAQDTGSAIKGAVRVDYFWGYGDEAGAVAGKQKHPGYVWQLLPNGVMPEYRP; encoded by the coding sequence ATGTCTATCAAAACTGTTTACCGTATTTCCGTATTGGCTGCCGCCGCGGCGGTATTGGCCGCTTGCGGCACGAAAAAACGCACGGCGCCGGTTGCGGTGCCGCCGGCTGCTTCCGTTCCCTCCGTTACGCCGGGCCAGCCCTTGCCTGCCGGCGTGCCTTCGCCGCTTGGTTACAGCCTGTCGCCCGGCGGAGGGGCAACTTATACCGTTGTCGCCCACCGTGATTTGCCGCAATGGCCGCAACAGCCGTTTGCCGACAGCCTGCGCTCGTTCAGATTGGGTTGCGCCAAGCTGCAAAACCGCGCCGAGTGGAGTAATGTCTGCCGGCAGGCCGCCCAAACGGTTGCCAACCATGCGGCGGCACAGCAGTTTTTCGAACAATATTTCACCGCTTGGAAAGTGAGCGGCAACGGCAAGGAAGCCGGAACGATTACCGGCTATTACGAACCGGTGCTGCACGGCGATACCAAGCCGACCGGTAAGGCGCGTTTTCCGGTTTACGGTGTGCCGCAGGATTTTGTATCGGTGGACTTGCCCGCCCATTTGCGCAACAGTAAAGCAGTGGTGCGCGTTCAGCCTTCGGGCCAGAACAAAGGCGTGATTCAGGCGGCGGGGGCTTATGCGGCCGACTTGTCTCAATTTCCCATCAGCGAGCGTACGAAAGCCTTGAAAGGCCGTTTTGAAAACGGGCGGTTCGTGCCGTATTTCACCCGCAACCAGATTAACGGCGGCGCGTTAAACAGCCGTGCGCCGATTTTGGGCTATGCCGATGATCCGGTCGAGCTGTTTTTCCTGCATATTCAAGGTTCGGGCCGTCTGAAAACGCCCGACGGCCGTTATGTGCGCTTGGGCTTTGCCGATAAAAACGAATATCCGTATGTGTCCATCGGCCGCTACATGGCCAATAAAGGCTATCTGCCGTTGGCACAGACCACCATGCAGGGCATTAAAGCCTATATGCAGCAAAATCCGCAAAAACTCGCCGAAGTGTTGGGGCAAAACCCGAGCTATGTGTTTTTCCGCGAGCTGCCGGGCAATGACGACGGCCCTATCGGCGCATTGGGTACGCCGTTGATGGGCGGCTATGCCGGAGCGGTTGACCGGCACTACATTACTTTGGGCGCGCCTTTGTTTGTGGCGACCACCCATCCCGTTACCAACCGCGCATTAAACCGCCTGATTATGGCGCAGGACACCGGCAGCGCGATTAAAGGCGCAGTGCGTGTGGATTATTTTTGGGGTTACGGCGACGAAGCCGGTGCGGTGGCCGGCAAACAGAAGCATCCGGGTTATGTGTGGCAGCTGCTGCCCAACGGCGTGATGCCGGAATACCGCCCGTAG
- the pgi gene encoding glucose-6-phosphate isomerase, producing the protein MELTQTTIWQTLQQHRQATASVRMRDQFAAEPDRFERMHESLHGMLFDYSKNRVNEEILDALCALAEQAGVRAYAESMRRGDKINASERRAVLHTALRLPEDAEPVYVDGENVVAKVHQELTRALAFAEKLLSGEYRGATGETITDFVHIGIGGSDFGPRMVMQALQPYHRNIRVHFAANADDADIAQVLARVRPETTVFCIASKSFTTPETLLNGATARSWFLNQGMTEADILKHFVAVSSNVESARKFGIVPENVFAMFDWVGGRYSVWSAIGLPVMVAVGAARFRELLRGAHAMDRHFFTTPFRRNIPVLQALLGIWYNNFYGSESQTVVPYSHNLRRLSGYLQQLDMESNGKRTTVDGGVVDYHTGAVVFGEEGVNSQHAYFQLLHQGTRLIPVDFIVPMRTAYGYEQHNRFTVANAFAQAESLMKGKTLAEAEAELSALPDEERHKLAVQKVFPGNKPSNMILLDELSPFNLGMLLAMYEHKIFVQGVVWGINSFDQWGVEYGKVLAKAIEPELLQEGSLQHDNSTNGLIEFYRRCRSEPGLTEK; encoded by the coding sequence ATGGAACTCACACAAACAACAATTTGGCAGACTTTGCAGCAGCATCGGCAAGCAACGGCATCCGTCCGTATGCGCGACCAGTTTGCCGCAGAGCCGGACCGTTTCGAACGGATGCATGAATCCTTACACGGTATGCTGTTCGATTACAGTAAAAACCGTGTGAACGAAGAAATTTTAGACGCTTTATGTGCATTGGCCGAACAGGCCGGTGTCCGCGCTTATGCCGAGTCCATGCGCCGCGGCGATAAAATCAATGCCAGCGAGCGGAGGGCGGTGCTGCATACGGCGTTGCGCTTGCCGGAAGACGCCGAACCGGTTTATGTGGACGGGGAAAATGTGGTTGCGAAAGTCCATCAGGAACTAACACGCGCATTGGCGTTTGCCGAAAAACTGTTGTCGGGCGAATACCGTGGAGCAACGGGCGAAACCATTACCGATTTCGTCCATATCGGTATCGGCGGTTCGGATTTCGGCCCCAGAATGGTCATGCAGGCTTTGCAGCCTTACCACCGCAATATACGGGTGCATTTTGCCGCCAATGCCGATGATGCCGATATTGCACAGGTTTTGGCGAGAGTCCGCCCGGAAACAACCGTGTTTTGTATTGCCAGCAAATCCTTTACCACGCCGGAAACCTTGCTCAACGGTGCGACCGCCCGAAGTTGGTTTTTAAATCAAGGCATGACCGAAGCCGACATATTGAAGCATTTTGTCGCCGTGTCGAGCAATGTCGAATCGGCACGCAAATTCGGGATTGTGCCTGAAAACGTATTTGCCATGTTTGATTGGGTGGGCGGCCGTTATTCGGTTTGGTCGGCCATCGGCCTGCCGGTGATGGTTGCCGTGGGTGCGGCGCGTTTCCGCGAGCTGTTGCGCGGTGCGCACGCTATGGACCGGCATTTCTTTACCACTCCGTTCCGCCGCAATATTCCCGTTTTGCAGGCTTTATTGGGCATTTGGTACAACAATTTTTACGGCTCGGAAAGCCAAACCGTGGTTCCGTACAGCCATAACCTGCGCCGGCTTTCCGGCTATCTGCAGCAGCTCGATATGGAAAGCAACGGCAAGCGGACGACGGTTGACGGCGGGGTTGTCGATTACCATACCGGCGCGGTCGTGTTCGGCGAAGAAGGCGTTAACAGCCAGCATGCCTATTTCCAACTGCTGCATCAGGGAACGCGCTTGATTCCGGTTGATTTTATCGTACCGATGCGTACGGCTTACGGCTACGAACAACACAACCGGTTTACCGTTGCCAATGCTTTTGCCCAAGCGGAATCGTTGATGAAGGGTAAAACCCTGGCTGAAGCAGAAGCCGAATTGTCCGCACTTCCCGACGAAGAGAGGCATAAATTGGCGGTACAAAAAGTGTTTCCCGGCAATAAGCCCAGCAACATGATTTTGTTGGACGAATTGTCGCCGTTTAATCTGGGCATGCTGTTGGCGATGTACGAACACAAAATCTTTGTTCAAGGTGTGGTTTGGGGCATTAACTCATTCGACCAATGGGGCGTGGAATACGGCAAGGTGCTGGCCAAGGCCATTGAGCCGGAATTGTTGCAGGAGGGCAGTTTGCAGCATGACAACTCAACCAACGGTTTGATAGAGTTTTACCGCCGTTGCCGCTCCGAACCCGGTTTGACGGAAAAATAA
- a CDS encoding ABC transporter permease, with product MNIRRLFATLSIALIPLGFLILMVVAPLVALAAYDEGTMLWDIIYDEYIQWRIGWTVIQAAVTCLVTALLGIPTAWALARLDFPGRRLVLRLLMLPFVMPTLVAGMGVLALFGTHGLLWAGWQDTPYLLLYGNVFFNLPVLVRAAYQGFSNVPASRLKAAQTLGANAWQRFCHIEWPALLPWLAGGMCLVFLYCFSGFGLALLLGGSRYSTIEVEIYQLIAYELDMAQASVLVWLVLAITAVAGGLYAWLSRRTASGRQTAPLPLRKPQTAGERLLLGGALGILVFCCLLPLTAVALQAFGAGNSWQVLAEAETLAAAWNTLRFTFSAMLLAVLLGVMHAWLARRAAWVRGLTFLPFMVSPVCVAFGVLLLYPQWTASLPLLVATYALLAYPFITKDILTAWDEMPARYQTAARSLGATPFQTARYVTVPLLLPALRRGSVLAAATCIGEFAATLFLSRPEWQTLTTLVYRYLGTAGADNHDRAMVVTLILMLMALAVFVCSDAGESDRKAV from the coding sequence ATGAATATCCGCCGTTTGTTTGCCACTTTGTCGATTGCCCTGATTCCGCTCGGCTTCCTGATACTGATGGTGGTGGCGCCGCTGGTTGCGCTGGCCGCTTATGATGAAGGCACGATGCTGTGGGACATTATTTATGACGAATATATCCAATGGCGTATCGGTTGGACGGTGATTCAGGCGGCGGTTACCTGTTTGGTAACGGCATTGCTGGGCATTCCCACGGCATGGGCGTTGGCAAGGCTGGATTTTCCCGGACGCAGGTTGGTGTTGCGGCTGTTGATGCTGCCGTTTGTGATGCCGACGCTGGTGGCGGGTATGGGGGTGTTGGCGCTGTTCGGCACGCACGGTTTGCTGTGGGCAGGCTGGCAGGATACGCCGTACCTGCTGCTCTACGGCAATGTGTTTTTTAATCTGCCTGTGTTGGTGCGGGCGGCCTATCAGGGGTTTTCCAATGTACCGGCAAGCCGTCTGAAAGCGGCGCAAACGTTGGGGGCAAATGCTTGGCAGCGTTTCTGCCATATCGAATGGCCGGCGTTGCTGCCGTGGCTGGCGGGCGGGATGTGTTTGGTGTTTCTGTATTGTTTTTCGGGCTTCGGTTTGGCTTTGCTGCTGGGGGGAAGCCGTTACAGCACCATCGAAGTGGAAATTTACCAGCTGATTGCCTATGAATTGGATATGGCACAGGCTTCGGTATTGGTTTGGCTGGTGTTGGCGATTACCGCTGTTGCCGGCGGACTGTATGCGTGGTTGAGCCGACGCACGGCCAGCGGCAGGCAAACGGCTCCGCTGCCTTTGCGTAAACCGCAAACCGCCGGAGAACGCCTGCTGCTGGGCGGTGCGCTCGGCATATTGGTGTTTTGCTGTCTGCTGCCTTTGACGGCGGTGGCGTTGCAGGCTTTCGGCGCGGGCAATTCATGGCAAGTGCTGGCGGAAGCGGAAACGCTGGCTGCCGCTTGGAATACGCTGCGGTTTACTTTTTCCGCCATGCTGCTGGCGGTATTGCTCGGCGTGATGCATGCCTGGCTGGCACGTCGGGCGGCTTGGGTACGCGGTTTGACGTTTTTGCCGTTTATGGTGTCGCCGGTATGCGTGGCGTTCGGCGTACTGCTGCTTTATCCGCAATGGACGGCTTCGCTGCCGCTGCTGGTGGCAACCTACGCGCTGCTGGCTTATCCGTTTATTACCAAAGACATTCTAACCGCATGGGACGAAATGCCTGCCCGTTATCAGACGGCGGCACGCAGCTTGGGGGCAACGCCTTTTCAGACGGCCAGATATGTTACCGTTCCTCTGCTGCTGCCTGCTTTACGGCGCGGCAGCGTGTTGGCGGCGGCAACCTGTATCGGTGAATTTGCGGCTACCTTGTTTTTGTCGCGCCCCGAATGGCAAACGCTCACCACGTTGGTTTACCGTTATTTGGGTACGGCAGGCGCCGACAACCACGACCGCGCGATGGTGGTCACTTTAATCTTGATGTTGATGGCATTGGCTGTGTTTGTGTGTTCGGATGCCGGCGAGTCGGACAGAAAGGCCGTCTGA
- the murA gene encoding UDP-N-acetylglucosamine 1-carboxyvinyltransferase, whose translation MDKLKISANGPLNGEITVSGAKNAALPLMCAGLLTAGTLRLKNVPMLRDVKTTQKLLQGMGARVLTDNVHEFEINGGTVNNTVAPYELVKTMRASILVLGPTLARFGEAQVSLPGGCAIGSRPVDQHLKGLEAMGAEITIEHGYVKAKGRLKGARVVMDVVTVGGTENLLMAATLAEGTTILENCAIEPEVVDLAECLVKMGAKISGIGTPTMTVEGVKELHGCEHSVVPDRIEAGTFLCAVAMTGGKVVLRNAAPKTMEVVLDKLVEAGAVIEAGDDWISIDMQQRPKAVDIRTMPHPGFPTDMQAQFMVMNAIAEGTGKVVETIFENRFMHVPELNRMGANITAEGNTAIVKGVERLSGATVMATDLRASASLVMAGLVADGETIVERIYHLDRGYEHIETKLGKVGAKIERIS comes from the coding sequence GTGGATAAACTCAAAATCTCCGCCAACGGCCCGTTAAACGGCGAAATCACCGTATCCGGCGCCAAAAACGCCGCCCTGCCACTGATGTGCGCAGGCTTGCTTACCGCAGGCACTTTGCGCCTGAAAAACGTACCCATGCTGCGCGACGTGAAAACCACCCAAAAACTGCTGCAAGGCATGGGCGCGCGCGTGCTGACCGACAATGTGCACGAATTTGAAATCAACGGCGGCACGGTCAACAACACCGTTGCTCCGTATGAATTGGTCAAAACCATGCGCGCTTCGATTTTGGTGCTCGGCCCCACGCTGGCGCGCTTCGGCGAAGCCCAAGTGAGTTTGCCCGGCGGCTGCGCCATCGGTTCGCGCCCCGTCGACCAACACTTGAAAGGCTTGGAAGCGATGGGCGCGGAAATCACCATCGAACACGGCTATGTGAAAGCCAAAGGCCGTCTGAAAGGCGCGCGCGTGGTGATGGATGTGGTTACCGTGGGCGGCACCGAAAACCTGCTGATGGCCGCCACTTTGGCCGAAGGCACCACCATTTTGGAAAACTGTGCCATCGAGCCCGAAGTGGTGGATTTGGCCGAATGCTTGGTCAAAATGGGCGCGAAAATCAGCGGTATCGGCACGCCGACCATGACCGTCGAAGGCGTGAAAGAATTGCACGGCTGCGAACACAGCGTCGTGCCTGACCGCATTGAAGCAGGCACTTTCCTGTGCGCCGTCGCCATGACCGGCGGCAAAGTGGTGCTGCGCAACGCCGCACCGAAAACCATGGAAGTGGTGCTGGATAAACTGGTGGAAGCCGGTGCCGTTATCGAAGCGGGCGACGACTGGATTTCCATCGACATGCAGCAACGCCCCAAAGCCGTCGATATCCGCACCATGCCGCACCCGGGTTTCCCTACCGACATGCAGGCGCAGTTTATGGTGATGAACGCCATTGCCGAAGGTACCGGCAAGGTGGTGGAAACCATTTTTGAAAACCGCTTCATGCACGTGCCCGAGTTGAACCGTATGGGCGCGAACATCACCGCCGAAGGCAATACCGCGATTGTGAAAGGCGTGGAAAGATTGTCCGGCGCCACCGTGATGGCCACCGACCTGCGCGCTTCCGCCAGCTTGGTGATGGCGGGCTTGGTAGCCGACGGCGAAACCATCGTCGAGCGCATCTACCACCTCGACCGCGGTTACGAGCATATCGAAACCAAACTCGGCAAAGTGGGCGCGAAAATCGAACGGATTTCCTAA
- a CDS encoding ABC transporter ATP-binding protein: MLELKQIYKRFGEKTVAANVNLQVENGKLLAVLGASGSGKSTLLNIIAGLLRPDSGEVWINQVNQNGIPPERRRIAFMFQDYALLPHLNVWQNVAFGLKMQGMAESEAKQQAEAVLAEVGLAAESGRKVHALSGGEQQRVALARALVIRPQVLLLDEAFSSLDTGLRQQLRLQTLAHIRRQNIPAVMVTHDPEEAFLLADHIALLQNGLVIQCDTPQKIMQAPANAEAARLIGAANIRAGYHIPQHAIHFDHPAGSPSRISHVLYLPESCQITLQHPEYGELEWIADWQQMAAQPLQTGDSRPVWIDENAVIRFDTLGQPS, encoded by the coding sequence ATGCTGGAATTGAAACAGATATACAAGCGTTTCGGCGAGAAAACCGTAGCGGCAAACGTGAACCTGCAAGTGGAAAACGGCAAACTGCTGGCCGTCTTGGGCGCGTCGGGCAGCGGCAAATCCACCCTGCTCAACATCATTGCCGGACTGCTCCGACCCGACAGCGGCGAAGTGTGGATCAACCAAGTAAACCAAAACGGCATTCCGCCCGAACGCCGCAGGATTGCCTTTATGTTTCAAGATTATGCGCTGCTGCCGCATTTAAACGTTTGGCAGAATGTCGCTTTCGGCCTGAAAATGCAGGGAATGGCCGAAAGCGAAGCCAAACAGCAGGCGGAAGCCGTGTTGGCCGAAGTCGGTTTGGCCGCCGAAAGCGGACGGAAGGTTCACGCCCTCTCCGGCGGCGAGCAGCAACGGGTGGCGTTGGCGCGGGCATTGGTCATCCGGCCGCAGGTTTTACTGTTGGACGAAGCCTTTTCCAGCTTGGATACCGGTTTGCGCCAACAACTCAGATTGCAGACTTTGGCACACATCCGCCGTCAAAACATTCCTGCCGTCATGGTTACGCACGACCCCGAAGAAGCTTTTCTACTGGCCGACCACATCGCTTTACTGCAAAACGGGCTCGTTATCCAATGCGATACGCCCCAAAAGATTATGCAGGCGCCGGCCAACGCCGAAGCGGCACGCCTGATCGGAGCGGCCAACATCCGCGCCGGCTACCACATTCCGCAACACGCCATACATTTCGACCATCCGGCAGGCAGCCCGAGCCGCATCAGCCATGTACTCTATTTACCCGAAAGCTGCCAAATCACGCTGCAACATCCCGAATACGGCGAACTGGAATGGATTGCCGATTGGCAGCAAATGGCCGCGCAACCACTGCAAACGGGCGACAGTCGGCCGGTATGGATTGATGAAAACGCCGTTATCCGTTTCGATACGCTTGGGCAGCCGTCTTAA
- a CDS encoding ABC transporter ATP-binding protein: MIQKIFDWFESCIDPYPDTLPKTPEKGLWRFLWSSMEGMRGWIAVLALMTVGIGIMEALLFQFMGKVVDWLGQYTPQTLWAEKGWALSGMAALMAFAVLWHFIASNVRLQTLQGVFPMRLRWNFHRLMLGQSLGFYQDEFAGRVSAKVMQTALAVRDTVMTLADMVVYVLVYFISSGVILAAFDGWLLLPFVCWIIAFGAVMRVLIPKLAQTAKRQADARSLMTGRITDAYSNITTVKLFSHGAREAGYAKQSMQEFMVTVHAQMRLATTLYTCNFIVNTSLTLSTAALGIWLWHHGQVGVGAIATATAMALRVNGLSQYIMWESARLFENIGTVSDGMGTLSKPHTIVDKPNALPLKVAHGDIRFEHVDFSYEAGKPLLNGFNLHIKPGEKVGLIGRSGAGKSTIVNLLLRFYEAQSGSITIDGQNVTDITQESLRAQIGLVTQDTSLLHRSVRDNIVYGRPDATEEEMMQAARRAEAADFIPNLSDAKGRKGYDAHVGERGVKLSGGQRQRIAIARVMLKDAPILLLDEATSALDSEVEAAIQESLDKMMENKTVIAIAHRLSTIAAMDRLIVLDKGRIVEEGSHAELLEKNGLYAKLWAHQSGGFLAGHAE; the protein is encoded by the coding sequence ATGATTCAAAAGATATTTGACTGGTTCGAATCCTGTATCGACCCCTATCCCGATACGTTGCCGAAAACGCCCGAAAAAGGTTTGTGGCGTTTTTTGTGGAGCAGCATGGAAGGCATGCGCGGATGGATTGCGGTGTTGGCGTTGATGACGGTCGGCATCGGCATTATGGAAGCCTTGCTGTTTCAGTTTATGGGCAAAGTGGTCGACTGGCTGGGCCAATATACGCCGCAAACCTTGTGGGCGGAAAAGGGCTGGGCTTTGTCGGGCATGGCGGCGTTGATGGCGTTTGCCGTGTTGTGGCATTTCATTGCATCAAACGTGCGCCTGCAAACGCTGCAAGGCGTGTTTCCGATGCGTTTGCGTTGGAATTTCCACCGTCTGATGCTGGGGCAGAGCCTCGGGTTTTATCAGGACGAATTTGCCGGGCGGGTTTCGGCCAAAGTGATGCAAACGGCGCTGGCGGTGCGCGATACGGTAATGACGCTGGCCGATATGGTGGTGTATGTGCTGGTGTATTTCATCAGCTCGGGCGTGATTCTGGCAGCGTTTGACGGCTGGCTGCTGCTGCCGTTCGTGTGCTGGATTATCGCATTCGGTGCCGTGATGCGTGTGCTGATTCCCAAGCTGGCGCAAACGGCGAAGCGGCAGGCGGATGCGCGTTCGCTGATGACCGGCCGCATCACCGATGCCTATTCCAACATTACGACGGTCAAGCTGTTTTCGCACGGTGCGCGCGAGGCGGGCTATGCCAAGCAATCCATGCAGGAATTTATGGTAACGGTGCATGCGCAAATGCGTTTGGCCACCACTTTATATACTTGTAATTTTATTGTGAATACGTCGCTCACCTTGTCCACCGCCGCATTGGGCATTTGGCTGTGGCATCACGGGCAGGTCGGCGTCGGCGCGATTGCCACCGCCACTGCTATGGCTTTGCGCGTGAACGGTTTGTCGCAATACATCATGTGGGAATCCGCCCGCCTGTTTGAAAACATCGGCACGGTGAGCGACGGCATGGGTACGCTTTCCAAACCGCATACGATTGTCGATAAGCCCAATGCCCTGCCGCTGAAAGTGGCGCACGGCGACATCCGTTTCGAGCATGTCGATTTTTCTTACGAAGCAGGCAAACCCTTACTCAACGGCTTTAACCTGCACATCAAACCCGGCGAAAAAGTCGGCTTGATCGGGCGTTCCGGTGCCGGCAAGTCCACGATCGTGAATTTGTTGCTCAGATTTTATGAAGCGCAAAGCGGCAGCATTACCATCGACGGCCAAAACGTTACCGACATCACCCAAGAAAGCCTGCGCGCCCAAATCGGCTTGGTGACACAAGACACCAGCCTGCTGCACCGCTCCGTGCGCGACAACATCGTTTACGGCCGCCCCGATGCCACCGAAGAAGAAATGATGCAGGCCGCCCGCCGTGCCGAAGCCGCCGATTTCATTCCCAACCTTTCCGATGCCAAAGGCCGCAAAGGATACGATGCCCATGTGGGCGAGCGTGGGGTCAAACTTTCAGGCGGCCAGCGTCAGCGTATCGCCATCGCCCGCGTGATGCTGAAAGATGCGCCGATTCTGCTGCTCGACGAAGCCACCAGCGCGCTGGATTCCGAAGTGGAAGCGGCGATTCAGGAAAGTTTGGATAAGATGATGGAAAACAAAACCGTGATCGCCATCGCCCACCGTTTATCCACCATTGCCGCCATGGACAGGCTGATTGTGCTCGACAAAGGCCGTATCGTCGAAGAGGGCAGCCATGCCGAACTGCTGGAGAAAAACGGTTTGTATGCCAAACTGTGGGCGCACCAGAGCGGCGGGTTTTTGGCAGGACACGCAGAATAA
- the orn gene encoding oligoribonuclease: MTQNANNLCWLDMEMTGLDPEKERIIEVAMIITDSDLNVLAQSEVYAIHQSDEVLNAMDEWNTATHGRTGLTRRVRDSVYTEADVEQKLLAFMAQWIPERATPMCGNTIHQDRRFMVRYMPKLEAYFHYRNLDVSTLKELARRWHPVVAKGVVKRGSHQALDDILESIEEMRYYRDNFIRLPEAAG; encoded by the coding sequence ATGACTCAAAATGCAAATAATCTGTGTTGGCTCGACATGGAAATGACGGGTTTGGACCCTGAAAAAGAGCGCATTATCGAAGTGGCGATGATTATTACCGACTCGGATTTGAACGTATTGGCGCAATCCGAAGTGTATGCCATTCACCAGAGCGATGAAGTTTTAAACGCCATGGACGAATGGAACACGGCAACGCACGGTCGGACGGGGCTGACCCGGCGCGTGCGCGATTCGGTTTATACCGAAGCCGATGTGGAGCAGAAATTGCTGGCATTTATGGCGCAATGGATTCCCGAACGCGCCACGCCGATGTGCGGCAATACCATTCATCAGGACAGACGTTTTATGGTGCGCTATATGCCGAAACTGGAAGCCTATTTCCATTACCGCAATCTGGACGTATCCACCTTAAAAGAATTGGCCAGACGCTGGCATCCGGTAGTGGCCAAAGGCGTGGTCAAGCGCGGTTCGCATCAGGCTTTGGACGATATTCTGGAAAGCATTGAAGAAATGCGCTATTACCGAGACAACTTTATCCGTTTGCCCGAAGCGGCCGGTTGA